The Oryzias latipes chromosome 16, ASM223467v1 genome includes a region encoding these proteins:
- the LOC101169638 gene encoding uncharacterized protein LOC101169638 yields MFNEAWSGFLYLCSLAYQALVPCTLPQLLMVKTINHQQYLGKWYFKAAVSHREADIQKFRVFDSMVFTIEEAANDTLVLTGNMRMGEDCIKQSWTYHIQPERDDMVMEGRTFRRNLFWSGTWANCLDCIIFQETEPPLRTTEAEDSLNRFMLYARHKDISSEVVTTFLKNSACHQMKIHVTPPEEKAFCI; encoded by the exons ATGTTCAACGAAGCCTGGTCGGGTTTTCTGTATTTATGTTCTCTGGCCTATCAGGCCTTGGTCCCCTGCACACTTCCTCAACTGTTGATGGTGAAGACCATCAACCATCAGCAG TATCTGGGAAAGTGGTATTTCAAGGCAGCTGTCAGTCACCGGGAGGCCGACATCCAGAAGTTCAGAGTTTTTGACAGCATGGTTTTCACCATCGAGGAGGCGGCTAATGATACGCTGGTCTTGACCGGAAATATGCGCat GGGAGAAGATTGCATAAAACAGAGCTGGACGTATCACATACAGCCTGAGAGGGATGACATGGTCATGGAAG GACGGACGTTTCGCAGGAACTTGTTCTGGAGTGGCACATGGGCCAACTGCCTCGACTGCATCATTTTCCAGGAAACAGAGCCTCCTCTGAGAACGACAGAAGCGGAGGACTCCCTGAACAGATTCATGCTGTATG CTCGGCACAAAGACATCAGCTCCGAGGTGGTGACCACTTTTCTCAAAAATTCTGCTTGTCATCAGATGAAGATCCATGTCACCCCCCCTGAAGAGaaag CGTTTTGCATCTAA
- the glrx3 gene encoding glutaredoxin-3, with product MANVLEATSRQQFEDFLAKAGKNLAVVHFQAAWAPQCGDMNEVMAELAKAHAHATFVKLEAEAVPDVSEKYDISSVPTFIFFKGGEKVDRLDGAHAAELTKKVQGLAGSGPAPGGAADGGAADLNQRLKKLINAAPCVLFMKGSPQEPRCGFSRQMVALLKEHSVQFSTFDILSDEEVRQGLKAYSNWPTYPQLYVNGELLGGLDIVKELAESGELETTCPKAVTLEHRLKAIINQSPVMLFMKGNKEAARCGFSRQILEVLNSTGVDFDTFDILSDEEVRQGLKAYSNWPTYPQLYVKGELIGGLDIVKELKESGELESVLRGES from the coding sequence ATGGCGAATGTGCTAGAGGCGACGAGCCGACAACAGTTCGAGGATTTCCTTGCAAAAGCTGGAAAAAACCTCGCGGTTGTACATTTCCAGGCGGCATGGGCTCCTCAGTGCGGCGACATGAACGAAGTGATGGCCGAGCTGGCCAAGGCACACGCGCACGCGACGTTTGTGAAGCTGGAGGCGGAGGCTGTTCCCGATGTGTCGGAAAAGTATGACATATCCTCCGTCCCCACTTTTATCTTCTTCAAGGGGGGTGAGAAGGTGGATCGTCTGGACGGGGCGCACGCTGCGGAGCTGACTAAGAAGGTCCAGGGCCTGGCGGGTAGCGGGCCCGCCCCAGGAGGAGCCGCGGACGGCGGCGCCGCGGACTTGAACCAGCGGCTGAAGAAGCTGATCAACGCGGCGCCCTGCGTGCTGTTCATGAAGGGCTCCCCGCAGGAGCCCCGCTGCGGCTTCAGCCGCCAGATGGTGGCGCTGCTCAAGGAGCACAGCGTCCAGTTCAGCACCTTTGACATCCTGTCAGACGAAGAGGTCCGTCAGGGCCTGAAGGCGTACTCCAACTGGCCCACCTACCCCCAGCTGTACGTGAACGGAGAGCTGCTGGGGGGGCTGGACATCGTGAAGGAGCTGGCCGAGTCCGGGGAGCTGGAGACCACCTGCCCAAAGGCCGTGACCCTGGAGCACCGCCTGAAGGCCATCATCAACCAGAGCCCCGTCATGCTGTTCATGAAGGGCAACAAGGAGGCGGCGCGCTGTGGCTTCAGCAGGCAGATCCTGGAGGTCCTGAACTCCACGGGGGTGGACTTTGACACCTTTGACATCCTGTCGGACGAAGAGGTCCGTCAGGGCCTGAAGGCGTACTCCAACTGGCCCACCTATCCCCAGCTCTACGTGAAAGGGGAGCTGATCGGGGGCCTGGACATAgtgaaggagctgaaggagagTGGGGAGCTGGAGTCGGTACTGAGGGGGGAGTCGTAG
- the bag6 gene encoding large proline-rich protein BAG6 isoform X1, translating to MDEQTSDIEVTVKTLDSQSRTYSVGAQLTVKEFKEHISPSVGIPVDKQRLIYQGRVLQDERTLADYNVAGKVIHLVERAPPPPSQPGSGSGATAADSGQSSSSQGASQVPPHDRNANSYVMLGTFNLPVNIMDPQQIQMSVQQMVSGMGDNARNARVTASTGSNGSVNVHIDMDQPVQSEPRLRLVLAENLLRDLNDVISRMEGRQSDSQTSQSETASAAAPPPPSSSSTSSTPSPSTQPMDTSPPPTTPPTFSAQSEGPTPQPGPNHPSPAELAEMLSELRRVEERLQPFIQRAHGILETAAAAEYNNDTEREDDQRTLIQMCEGLRLLGNALVALSDLRLNLLSPIPRHLHVVRPFSHYASPVTLPSAVHHHVPVQMNLGATVTVAANSTEGQAPPTQPSGQAEQAGQGQTPPAQTSPSNQPPGQGQGQAGPRVIRISHQAVPVVMMQMNADGPSPSPAAGGQPIPAQPGGLPPDFMRNLMQQISQYAAAVATSAATAAATGQPAAPQPTPPGQSSTPSSSAATTGPNTPTTTPTAPPPPSHASPQPQARVVFTRPSFTTNIAPPAFGTRGTTINVRAAMPGQQQGQAFNPVAFNQMITGLVGQMLLPGQMAGQTVTSSTASTSSSSSQTSSSFSFSTSGPMPPSANAPPTQDQGEAGGSEPQPQEIPPDISQLMSSLLGGASGGAPSITVTTSGVPAFLQGMSEFMQQPIFPTPPSGTPAAPAAGATSAPNPAAGASESINPELFTGIVRGVLSTLMGSLGQTQNDSESIAQFMQRLSQATNIFISTEEPTGFFGELLMLVCQLFTMSDLVMLLHGQHQPLSRIQPMLSQFFTENYLSGREPTDQNIAAAADSLVNELEEYITESFRESSVAVLDEVDVTQTNMAFFRHHLTTIATHILHCTDETFGPTLLRMCNRALFECLALNLHCLRGDQRALTAVINHRIRRMSTDISPSLVNWMTSMMSMRLQVILEHNPISQEQIQSFIVPLQRDQSAASDTQEPEGAAIGDTHSPAAATTAEEAMSGSHDMAARETRPLPGDLGTLGGAAPLGGDMAGAEGGSEEASGESETWAASVPPEWVPIIRCDMMTQRKMKAQPPLSDAYLNGMPAKRRKTGQGSGSLLSLSDAVNQAARTAGVRPITSAEQLQGDLDSQEVKEAYSEQVKSDIKKRVREDPDFNPQQFPNVHRAFSSDS from the exons ATGGATGAACAAACCTCAGACATAGAAGTGACGGTCAAAACTCTGGACTCTCAGAGCAGAACCTACTCAGTCGGTGCTCAG CTGACAGTTAAAGAGTTCAAAGAGCACATTTCTCCTTCAGTGGGCATCCCTGTGGACAAACAGAGGCTCATCTACCAGGGCAGAGTACTGCAGGATGAAAGGACGCTGGCAGACTACA ATGTGGCTGGAAAGGTGATTCACCTTGTGGAGCGGGCCCCCCCTCCACCCTCCCAGCCTGGCTCGGGGTCAGGGGCCACCGCAGCCGACAGCGGGCAGTCTTCATCCTCCCAGGGAGCATCGCAGGTGCCTCCACACGATCGCAATGCCAACAGCTATGTCATGCTTGGAACCTTCAACCTCCCCGTCAATATCATGGACCCCCAGCAGATACAG ATGTCTGTTCAGCAGATGGTCTCTGGAATGGGAGATAATGCAAGAAATGCTCGAGTCACAGCCAGTACTGGA AGCAACGGGTCTGTAAACGTTCACATCGACATGGACCAGCCGGTGCAGAGCGAACCCAGGCTGAGGCTGGTTCTGGCCGAGAATCTGCTGCGAGACCTCAACGATGTCATCAGCAGGATGGAG GGTCGACAGAGCGATTCCCAAACCTCCCAATCAGAGAcggcctctgctgctgctccgcctcctccctcttcttcctccacaAGCTCCACCCCTTCTCCCTCCACTCAGCCCATGGACACCTCACCTCCTCCAACAACTCCACCCACCTTCTCTGCTCAGTCTGAGGGACCCACTCCACAGCCAGGACCCAA TCACCCCAGCCCCGCTGAGCTGGCAGAGATGTTGTCAGAGCTGCGGAGAGTCGAGGAGAGGCTGCAGCCTTTCATCCAGAGAGCGCACGGCATCTTGGAGACGGCGGCGGCGGCCGAGTACAACAATGACACA GAGCGGGAGGACGACCAGAGGACCCTCATCCAGATGTGCGAAGGTCTCCGGCTCCTTGGCAATGCCCTGGTTGCCCTCAGTGATCTTCGACTGAACCTCTTGAGCCCGATCCCCCGACATTTGCATGTGGTGCGGCCCTTTTCCCACTACGCCAGCCCGGTCACTCTGCCCAGCGCCGTGCATCACCATGTCCCAGTACAA ATGAACCTGGGGGCCACAGTGACTGTTGCGGCCAACAGCACTGAgggacaggctccgcccacaCAACCGTCCGGCCAAGCGGAGCAGGCAGGTCAGGGACAGACCCCCCCCGCACAGACTTCCCCGTCCAATCAGCCGCCGGGACAGGGACAGGGACAGGCTGGCCCCCGGGTCATCAGGATCAGCCACCAGGCAGTCCCGGTGGTCATGATGCAGATGAACGCGGACG GTCCCAGCCCCAGCCCTGCAGCGGGGGGACAGCCGATCCCGGCACAGCCAG GTGGTCTGCCCCCGGACTTCATGCGGAACCTCATGCAGCAGATCAGTCAGTACGCGGCGGCTGTCGCCACCAGCGCCGCCACCGCTGCTGCTACTGGACAGCCGGCCGCCCCCCAGCCCACCCCTCCTGGTCAGAGCTCCACTCCCAGCTCCTCAGCTGCTACAACGGGTCCCAACACCCCCACTACCACCCCAACCGCTCCCCCTCCACCGTCCCACGCCAGCCCGCAGCCTCAAGCCAGGGTGGTGTTCACCCGACCTTCTTTCACCACCAACATTGCCCCCCCGGCCTTCGGGACCCGTGGAACCACCATCAACGTGAGGGCGGCCATGCCGGGCCAGCAGCAGGGGCAG GCTTTCAATCCGGTGGCATTTAACCAGATGATCACCGGGCTGGTGGGACAGATGCTGCTGCCGGGGCAGATGG CCGGTCAAACGGTCACCTCTTCCACTGCGTccacatcctcctcttcctctcagacttcctcctccttctccttctccacCTCGGGTCCAATGCCTCCATCTGCAAACGCCCCACCCACCCAGGACCAAGGGGAGGCCGGCGGCAGCGAGCCCCAGCCGCAGGAAATCCCCCCCGACATCAGTCAGCTCATGAGCTCGCTCTTAGGCGGTGCCAGTGGCGGAGCCCCCTCCATAACCGTGACCACGTCCGGAGTCCCCGCCTTCCTCCAAGGCATGAGTGAGTTCATGCAGCAG CCGATCTTCCCCACGCCcccctctggaacccccgcagCCCCCGCTGCAGGGGCCACCTCTGCTCCCAACCCGGCTGCAGGCGCGTCCGAGTCCATCAACCCGGAGCTGTTCACCGGCATCGTCCGTGGCGTCCTGAGCACGCTGATGGGCTCTCTGGGCCAAACGCAGAACGACTCTGAGAGCATCGCTCAGTTCATGCAGAGGCTGTCCCAGGCCACCAACATCTTCATCAGCACCGAAGAGCCCACAG GTTTCTTCGGGGAGCTGCTGATGCTGGTGTGTCAGCTCTTCACCATGTCGGACCTGGTGATGCTGCTCCACGGACAGCACCAGCCGCTGAGCCGCATCCAGCCCATGCTGTCGCAGTTCTTCACCGAGAACTACCTCAGCGGCAGAGAGCCCACCGACCAGAACATCGCT GCTGCTGCTGACAGTCTGGTTAATGAACTGGAGGAGTACATCACTGAGAGCTTC AGAGAGTCTTCAGTTGCTGTGCTGGACGAAGTGGACGTCACCCAGACCAACATGGCCTTCTTCAGACATCACCTGACCACCATCGCCACACACATCCTTCACTGCACAG ATGAGACTTTTGGACCCACGCTGCTGAGGATGTGCAACCGCGCGCTCTTCGAGTGTCTCGCTCTGAACCTGCACTGCCTGAGAGGAGACCAGAGGGCTCTGACCGCCGTCATCAACCACCGGATT CGGCGCATGTCCACCGACATCAGTCCCAGCCTGGTGAACTGGATGACCAGCATGATGTCCATGAGGCTGCAGGTCATTCTGGAGCACAACCCCATCTCACAGGAGCAGATCCAGAGCTTCATCGTCCCCCTGCAG AGAGATCAGTCGGCTGCGAGCGACACGCAGGAGCCTGAAGGAGCAGCG ATCGGGGACACTCATTCACCGGCCGCCGCCACCACAGCAGAGGAGGCCATGTCCGGGTCCCACGACATGGCAGCGCGGGAGACGAGGCCGTTGCCTGGAGACCTGGGAACGCTGGGCGGAGCTGCGCCGTTAGGCGGGGACATGGCGGGGGCGGAGGGAGGCAGCGAGGAGGCGTCAGGAGAGTCGGAGACGTGGGCTGCTTCTGTTCCCCCT GAGTGGGTGCCCATCATCAGGTGTGACATGATGAcgcagaggaagatgaaggctCAGCCTCCGCTGTCCGACGCCTACCTGAACGGCATGCCAGCCAAGCGCCGAAAG acgGGGCAGGGCAGCGGCAGCCTCCTCTCCCTCTCAGACGCGGTGAACCAAGCCGCCAGGACCGCCGGCGTGCGACCCATCACCTCCgccgagcagctgcagggagatCTGGACTCCCAGGAGGTGAAGGAGGCGTATTCAGAGCAG GTCAAATCGGACATTAAGAAGCGGGTGAGGGAAGACCCGGACTTCAACCCCCAGCAGTTCCCCAACGTGCACAGAGCTTTCTCCTCAGACTCTTAG
- the bag6 gene encoding large proline-rich protein BAG6 isoform X2 produces MDEQTSDIEVTVKTLDSQSRTYSVGAQLTVKEFKEHISPSVGIPVDKQRLIYQGRVLQDERTLADYNVAGKVIHLVERAPPPPSQPGSGSGATAADSGQSSSSQGASQVPPHDRNANSYVMLGTFNLPVNIMDPQQIQMSVQQMVSGMGDNARNARVTASTGSNGSVNVHIDMDQPVQSEPRLRLVLAENLLRDLNDVISRMEGRQSDSQTSQSETASAAAPPPPSSSSTSSTPSPSTQPMDTSPPPTTPPTFSAQSEGPTPQPGPNHPSPAELAEMLSELRRVEERLQPFIQRAHGILETAAAAEYNNDTEREDDQRTLIQMCEGLRLLGNALVALSDLRLNLLSPIPRHLHVVRPFSHYASPVTLPSAVHHHVPVQMNLGATVTVAANSTEGQAPPTQPSGQAEQAGPSPSPAAGGQPIPAQPGGLPPDFMRNLMQQISQYAAAVATSAATAAATGQPAAPQPTPPGQSSTPSSSAATTGPNTPTTTPTAPPPPSHASPQPQARVVFTRPSFTTNIAPPAFGTRGTTINVRAAMPGQQQGQAFNPVAFNQMITGLVGQMLLPGQMAGQTVTSSTASTSSSSSQTSSSFSFSTSGPMPPSANAPPTQDQGEAGGSEPQPQEIPPDISQLMSSLLGGASGGAPSITVTTSGVPAFLQGMSEFMQQPIFPTPPSGTPAAPAAGATSAPNPAAGASESINPELFTGIVRGVLSTLMGSLGQTQNDSESIAQFMQRLSQATNIFISTEEPTGFFGELLMLVCQLFTMSDLVMLLHGQHQPLSRIQPMLSQFFTENYLSGREPTDQNIAAAADSLVNELEEYITESFRESSVAVLDEVDVTQTNMAFFRHHLTTIATHILHCTDETFGPTLLRMCNRALFECLALNLHCLRGDQRALTAVINHRIRRMSTDISPSLVNWMTSMMSMRLQVILEHNPISQEQIQSFIVPLQRDQSAASDTQEPEGAAIGDTHSPAAATTAEEAMSGSHDMAARETRPLPGDLGTLGGAAPLGGDMAGAEGGSEEASGESETWAASVPPEWVPIIRCDMMTQRKMKAQPPLSDAYLNGMPAKRRKTGQGSGSLLSLSDAVNQAARTAGVRPITSAEQLQGDLDSQEVKEAYSEQVKSDIKKRVREDPDFNPQQFPNVHRAFSSDS; encoded by the exons ATGGATGAACAAACCTCAGACATAGAAGTGACGGTCAAAACTCTGGACTCTCAGAGCAGAACCTACTCAGTCGGTGCTCAG CTGACAGTTAAAGAGTTCAAAGAGCACATTTCTCCTTCAGTGGGCATCCCTGTGGACAAACAGAGGCTCATCTACCAGGGCAGAGTACTGCAGGATGAAAGGACGCTGGCAGACTACA ATGTGGCTGGAAAGGTGATTCACCTTGTGGAGCGGGCCCCCCCTCCACCCTCCCAGCCTGGCTCGGGGTCAGGGGCCACCGCAGCCGACAGCGGGCAGTCTTCATCCTCCCAGGGAGCATCGCAGGTGCCTCCACACGATCGCAATGCCAACAGCTATGTCATGCTTGGAACCTTCAACCTCCCCGTCAATATCATGGACCCCCAGCAGATACAG ATGTCTGTTCAGCAGATGGTCTCTGGAATGGGAGATAATGCAAGAAATGCTCGAGTCACAGCCAGTACTGGA AGCAACGGGTCTGTAAACGTTCACATCGACATGGACCAGCCGGTGCAGAGCGAACCCAGGCTGAGGCTGGTTCTGGCCGAGAATCTGCTGCGAGACCTCAACGATGTCATCAGCAGGATGGAG GGTCGACAGAGCGATTCCCAAACCTCCCAATCAGAGAcggcctctgctgctgctccgcctcctccctcttcttcctccacaAGCTCCACCCCTTCTCCCTCCACTCAGCCCATGGACACCTCACCTCCTCCAACAACTCCACCCACCTTCTCTGCTCAGTCTGAGGGACCCACTCCACAGCCAGGACCCAA TCACCCCAGCCCCGCTGAGCTGGCAGAGATGTTGTCAGAGCTGCGGAGAGTCGAGGAGAGGCTGCAGCCTTTCATCCAGAGAGCGCACGGCATCTTGGAGACGGCGGCGGCGGCCGAGTACAACAATGACACA GAGCGGGAGGACGACCAGAGGACCCTCATCCAGATGTGCGAAGGTCTCCGGCTCCTTGGCAATGCCCTGGTTGCCCTCAGTGATCTTCGACTGAACCTCTTGAGCCCGATCCCCCGACATTTGCATGTGGTGCGGCCCTTTTCCCACTACGCCAGCCCGGTCACTCTGCCCAGCGCCGTGCATCACCATGTCCCAGTACAA ATGAACCTGGGGGCCACAGTGACTGTTGCGGCCAACAGCACTGAgggacaggctccgcccacaCAACCGTCCGGCCAAGCGGAGCAGGCAG GTCCCAGCCCCAGCCCTGCAGCGGGGGGACAGCCGATCCCGGCACAGCCAG GTGGTCTGCCCCCGGACTTCATGCGGAACCTCATGCAGCAGATCAGTCAGTACGCGGCGGCTGTCGCCACCAGCGCCGCCACCGCTGCTGCTACTGGACAGCCGGCCGCCCCCCAGCCCACCCCTCCTGGTCAGAGCTCCACTCCCAGCTCCTCAGCTGCTACAACGGGTCCCAACACCCCCACTACCACCCCAACCGCTCCCCCTCCACCGTCCCACGCCAGCCCGCAGCCTCAAGCCAGGGTGGTGTTCACCCGACCTTCTTTCACCACCAACATTGCCCCCCCGGCCTTCGGGACCCGTGGAACCACCATCAACGTGAGGGCGGCCATGCCGGGCCAGCAGCAGGGGCAG GCTTTCAATCCGGTGGCATTTAACCAGATGATCACCGGGCTGGTGGGACAGATGCTGCTGCCGGGGCAGATGG CCGGTCAAACGGTCACCTCTTCCACTGCGTccacatcctcctcttcctctcagacttcctcctccttctccttctccacCTCGGGTCCAATGCCTCCATCTGCAAACGCCCCACCCACCCAGGACCAAGGGGAGGCCGGCGGCAGCGAGCCCCAGCCGCAGGAAATCCCCCCCGACATCAGTCAGCTCATGAGCTCGCTCTTAGGCGGTGCCAGTGGCGGAGCCCCCTCCATAACCGTGACCACGTCCGGAGTCCCCGCCTTCCTCCAAGGCATGAGTGAGTTCATGCAGCAG CCGATCTTCCCCACGCCcccctctggaacccccgcagCCCCCGCTGCAGGGGCCACCTCTGCTCCCAACCCGGCTGCAGGCGCGTCCGAGTCCATCAACCCGGAGCTGTTCACCGGCATCGTCCGTGGCGTCCTGAGCACGCTGATGGGCTCTCTGGGCCAAACGCAGAACGACTCTGAGAGCATCGCTCAGTTCATGCAGAGGCTGTCCCAGGCCACCAACATCTTCATCAGCACCGAAGAGCCCACAG GTTTCTTCGGGGAGCTGCTGATGCTGGTGTGTCAGCTCTTCACCATGTCGGACCTGGTGATGCTGCTCCACGGACAGCACCAGCCGCTGAGCCGCATCCAGCCCATGCTGTCGCAGTTCTTCACCGAGAACTACCTCAGCGGCAGAGAGCCCACCGACCAGAACATCGCT GCTGCTGCTGACAGTCTGGTTAATGAACTGGAGGAGTACATCACTGAGAGCTTC AGAGAGTCTTCAGTTGCTGTGCTGGACGAAGTGGACGTCACCCAGACCAACATGGCCTTCTTCAGACATCACCTGACCACCATCGCCACACACATCCTTCACTGCACAG ATGAGACTTTTGGACCCACGCTGCTGAGGATGTGCAACCGCGCGCTCTTCGAGTGTCTCGCTCTGAACCTGCACTGCCTGAGAGGAGACCAGAGGGCTCTGACCGCCGTCATCAACCACCGGATT CGGCGCATGTCCACCGACATCAGTCCCAGCCTGGTGAACTGGATGACCAGCATGATGTCCATGAGGCTGCAGGTCATTCTGGAGCACAACCCCATCTCACAGGAGCAGATCCAGAGCTTCATCGTCCCCCTGCAG AGAGATCAGTCGGCTGCGAGCGACACGCAGGAGCCTGAAGGAGCAGCG ATCGGGGACACTCATTCACCGGCCGCCGCCACCACAGCAGAGGAGGCCATGTCCGGGTCCCACGACATGGCAGCGCGGGAGACGAGGCCGTTGCCTGGAGACCTGGGAACGCTGGGCGGAGCTGCGCCGTTAGGCGGGGACATGGCGGGGGCGGAGGGAGGCAGCGAGGAGGCGTCAGGAGAGTCGGAGACGTGGGCTGCTTCTGTTCCCCCT GAGTGGGTGCCCATCATCAGGTGTGACATGATGAcgcagaggaagatgaaggctCAGCCTCCGCTGTCCGACGCCTACCTGAACGGCATGCCAGCCAAGCGCCGAAAG acgGGGCAGGGCAGCGGCAGCCTCCTCTCCCTCTCAGACGCGGTGAACCAAGCCGCCAGGACCGCCGGCGTGCGACCCATCACCTCCgccgagcagctgcagggagatCTGGACTCCCAGGAGGTGAAGGAGGCGTATTCAGAGCAG GTCAAATCGGACATTAAGAAGCGGGTGAGGGAAGACCCGGACTTCAACCCCCAGCAGTTCCCCAACGTGCACAGAGCTTTCTCCTCAGACTCTTAG
- the LOC101160507 gene encoding tetraspanin-13, whose translation MVCGGFVCTKNALSALNILYVMVSLLLIGVAAWGKWFGLVSSISVVAGVIGVGVFLLFVAFVGLCGALKHHQVLLFFYMVILFMVFVLQFSISCACLALNTEQQNQLLEVGWNKSESTQMDVEKTLNCCGFSSVNLNQTCPARCVSDSSCSSCASILQTYAGDVLHFVGGVGLFFSFTEILGVWLTHRYRNLKDPRTNPGAFL comes from the exons ATGGTTTGCGGGGGTTTCGTTTGCACCAAGAACGCGCTTTCCGCGCTCAACATCCTCTATGTG ATGGTGAGTCTGCTCCTGATCGGGGTGGCCGCCTGGGGGAAATGGTTCGGCCTGGTCTCCAGCATCAGCGTGGTGGCGGGGGTCATCGGGGTGggagtcttcctcctcttcgtGGCCTTCGTGGGTCTGTGCGGCGCCCTGAAGCACCACCAGGTGCTCCTCTTCTTC TACATGGTCATCCTCTTCATGGTGTTCGTGTTGCAGTTTTCCATCTCCTGTGCGTGTCTGGCTCTCAACACAGAACAGCAG AACCAGCTGCTGGAGGTGGGATGGAACAAATCTGAGTCCACGCAGATGGACGTGGAGAAGACGCTGAACTGCTGCGGCTTCTCGTCCGTCAACCTCAACCAGACGTGTCCTGCT CGTTGCGTCTCCgattcctcctgctcctcctgcgcCAGCATCCTGCAGACGTACGCCGGGGACGTGCTCCACTTCGTTGGCGGCGTCGGCCTGTTCTTCAGCTTCACGGAG ATCCTCGGAGTCTGGCTGACTCACAGATACAGGAACCTGAAGGATCCGCGGACCAACCCGGGAGCGTTCCTGTAA